From a region of the Mycobacteroides saopaulense genome:
- a CDS encoding ABC transporter permease, which yields MSTTLLRYLGVRLALIIPTAWILMTLVFVLMRGIGDPITAQAGGRLTPAEIAKRKAEAGFDRPIWTQYWEYLTGVLRGDFGQTLTDKRSITDIIVVNGAATLELAVGAILVALLVGIPLGRLAATHRDKLTDVSLRLAAVFFYAAPVFFVAILLKLFFSVKLGWLPASGRSTVGTEIALDAMPHRTHLLLVDTVLYGNSAYFVDALKHLVLPVLALGLLTAGVFLRLVRVNLLQTLRAGYVDAARARGLPERVVVGRHAFRNSLVPVVTVMGMQIAMLLAGAVLTETAFEWNGLGSQLAHYLSARDFVAVQGIVTVIAIIVAVMSFVIDVVVAFIDPRVRF from the coding sequence ATGAGCACTACGCTGCTGCGCTACCTCGGAGTGCGCCTGGCACTCATCATCCCGACCGCGTGGATCCTGATGACACTGGTGTTCGTGCTCATGCGCGGTATCGGCGACCCGATCACCGCCCAGGCCGGAGGCCGGCTCACCCCGGCGGAGATCGCCAAACGCAAGGCCGAAGCCGGATTCGACCGTCCGATCTGGACGCAGTACTGGGAGTACCTGACCGGAGTGCTGCGCGGTGACTTCGGGCAGACGCTCACGGACAAGCGCTCGATCACCGACATCATCGTCGTCAACGGCGCCGCCACCCTGGAACTCGCGGTCGGCGCCATCCTGGTGGCGCTGCTGGTGGGAATCCCATTGGGACGGCTGGCCGCAACGCACCGCGACAAGCTGACCGACGTGTCCCTGCGGCTGGCTGCGGTCTTCTTCTATGCGGCACCGGTGTTCTTCGTCGCGATCCTGCTCAAGCTGTTCTTCTCGGTGAAACTGGGATGGTTGCCCGCCTCGGGGCGCAGCACCGTGGGAACCGAGATCGCGCTGGACGCCATGCCGCACCGCACCCACCTGCTGTTGGTGGACACGGTGTTGTACGGCAACAGCGCCTATTTCGTGGACGCGCTCAAGCATCTGGTCCTGCCGGTGCTGGCTCTCGGGCTGTTGACGGCCGGGGTGTTCCTGCGGCTGGTGCGGGTCAACTTGTTGCAGACGCTGCGCGCGGGCTACGTGGATGCGGCCCGTGCCCGAGGGCTGCCGGAGAGGGTCGTCGTGGGGCGGCACGCCTTCCGAAACTCGCTGGTGCCGGTGGTGACGGTGATGGGCATGCAGATCGCGATGCTGCTCGCCGGGGCGGTGCTGACCGAGACGGCCTTCGAATGGAACGGACTGGGTTCACAGCTCGCGCACTATCTTTCGGCTCGCGACTTCGTCGCGGTGCAAGGCATCGTCACCGTGATCGCCATCATCGTCGCGGTGATGAGTTTCGTGATCGACGTGGTGGTCGCGTTCATCGACCCGAGGGTGAGGTTCTGA
- a CDS encoding ABC transporter permease: MTTPVRGSVSRRLRGLPGAGLLRSTHGLQRFTLVAGLVLVIGFIFVAVLAPVLAPYGFSQTTSDGADFVRQQAPSWQHWFGTSVRGEDVLSRVLFGARTALLVIVTSLVVSLPVGVVLGLTSGYLGGWLDRILVLVTDALYAMPSLLLAIVVSIAVTGGQSSTGGGILAAAIAIMAVFVPQYFRVVRNATVGVKQEPYVDAARVTGASTSRILFRHILSNVTSSLPVIVTLNGAEAILTLAGLGFLGFGIEPTQAAEWGYDLNKALSDVANGIWWTGVFPGTAIVLVVLGMTLVGESLNEVINPLLRTRRGDA, translated from the coding sequence ATGACAACACCGGTCAGGGGGTCCGTGAGTCGCCGATTGCGCGGGCTGCCGGGTGCGGGCCTGCTGCGTTCCACCCATGGACTGCAACGGTTCACGCTGGTGGCCGGGCTGGTCCTCGTCATCGGGTTCATTTTCGTCGCGGTACTTGCCCCCGTCTTGGCCCCGTACGGCTTCTCGCAAACCACCTCGGACGGTGCCGATTTCGTGCGGCAGCAGGCGCCGTCCTGGCAGCACTGGTTTGGCACCTCGGTGCGCGGCGAAGATGTGCTCTCGCGCGTGCTGTTCGGTGCGCGGACCGCGCTGTTGGTCATCGTGACCTCGCTGGTGGTCTCCCTGCCGGTGGGAGTGGTGCTGGGCCTGACCTCCGGGTACCTGGGTGGCTGGCTGGACCGCATATTGGTGTTGGTGACGGACGCGCTGTACGCCATGCCTTCGCTGCTGTTGGCGATCGTGGTGTCCATCGCGGTCACCGGAGGGCAATCCAGTACCGGCGGAGGCATTCTCGCGGCAGCCATCGCCATCATGGCCGTGTTCGTGCCGCAGTACTTCCGGGTGGTGCGCAATGCCACCGTGGGTGTCAAGCAGGAGCCGTACGTCGATGCCGCCCGGGTGACCGGTGCCAGCACCTCACGAATCCTGTTCCGGCACATCCTGTCGAATGTCACGTCCTCGCTGCCGGTCATCGTCACCCTCAACGGTGCCGAGGCGATTCTGACTCTGGCGGGCCTGGGCTTCCTGGGCTTCGGCATCGAACCCACGCAGGCCGCCGAGTGGGGATATGACCTGAACAAGGCCTTATCGGATGTGGCCAACGGTATTTGGTGGACGGGAGTGTTTCCGGGCACGGCCATCGTGTTGGTGGTGCTGGGCATGACGCTGGTGGGCGAGAGTCTCAACGAAGTCATCAACCCACTGCTGCGGACCCGGCGAGGTGACGCATGA
- a CDS encoding NAD-dependent epimerase/dehydratase family protein, which yields MKTAVTGAAGFIGTNLVNLLVDNGHEVVAIDRAVPSAPETREAVTWVSGDVLDLNSMTKALDGVEVVYHLVAVITLKHEDELCWRINTEGARTVAQAALAVGARRMVHCSSIDSYSNSVATLDENSPRSTGADLPVYQRSKWGGEVAVRETIESGLDAVIGNPTGVYGPVDLPNLSRINQLLFDSARGRLPAMVNSEYDLVDARDVATGLYLAGEKGRTGENYLLGGHMGSLLQVCRLAAQHVGKRGPLFALPMGLLNAAIPIIEPIGKLLKNDALSRAAFNKLTVSPTADITKARTELGYDPRPIETTVTELVDFFVASGRL from the coding sequence ATGAAGACTGCCGTCACCGGAGCCGCCGGCTTCATTGGTACCAACCTAGTCAATCTGCTGGTGGACAACGGGCACGAAGTCGTCGCCATCGACCGCGCGGTGCCCAGTGCACCGGAGACCCGCGAGGCCGTGACCTGGGTTTCCGGCGATGTACTCGACCTGAACTCGATGACCAAGGCCCTCGACGGCGTCGAGGTCGTCTACCACTTGGTGGCCGTCATCACCCTCAAGCACGAGGATGAGCTGTGCTGGCGCATCAACACCGAGGGTGCCCGCACGGTTGCCCAGGCCGCCCTGGCGGTCGGTGCCCGCCGCATGGTGCATTGCAGTTCGATCGACTCCTACTCCAACAGCGTGGCGACCCTCGACGAGAACTCGCCCCGCTCGACAGGTGCCGACCTGCCCGTCTACCAACGCTCCAAGTGGGGTGGCGAGGTAGCCGTGCGCGAGACCATCGAGTCGGGCCTCGATGCCGTCATCGGCAATCCCACCGGCGTGTACGGCCCAGTGGATCTGCCCAACCTGTCGCGCATCAACCAACTGCTGTTCGACAGTGCGCGTGGCCGGCTACCCGCGATGGTCAACAGTGAGTACGACCTGGTGGATGCCCGCGATGTCGCGACCGGGCTGTACCTGGCCGGCGAGAAGGGACGCACCGGGGAGAACTACCTCCTCGGCGGACACATGGGCAGCCTCCTGCAGGTGTGCCGTCTGGCCGCACAGCATGTCGGCAAGCGCGGCCCGCTGTTCGCGTTGCCGATGGGGCTTCTCAACGCGGCCATTCCGATCATCGAGCCCATCGGCAAGCTGCTCAAGAACGATGCGTTGAGCCGCGCCGCCTTCAACAAGCTGACGGTGTCCCCCACCGCGGACATCACCAAGGCCCGTACCGAGCTGGGCTACGACCCACGCCCGATCGAGACCACTGTCACCGAGCTCGTCGACTTCTTCGTCGCCTCAGGACGCCTCTAG
- the purF gene encoding amidophosphoribosyltransferase — MTAQPIELENDPREECGVFGVWAPGEEVAKLTYYGLYALQHRGQEAAGIAVADGSQIVVFKDLGLVSQVFDEQTLAAMQGHVAVGHCRYSTTGSVTWENAQPVFRTTAAGTGVALGHNGNLVNTAELTERARDAGLINPKTPGMATTDSDIMGALLAHGAADATLEQAAMALLPTVRGAFCLVFADENTLYAARDPYGVRPLCLGRLDTGWVVASETAALDIVGASFVRDIEPGELLAIDADGVRSSRFANATPKTCVFEYVYLARPDSMLDGRSVHSTRVEIGRRLAAEHTVDADLVIGVPESGTPAAVGYAQGSGIPYGQGLMKNAYVGRTFIQPSQTIRQLGIRLKLNPLREVIRGKRLVVVDDSIVRGNTQRALIRMLREAGAAEVHVRIASPPVRWPCFYGIDFASPAELIANAVESDDEMLDGVRTAIGADTLGYISAEGMVAATQEPRSRLCCACFDGNYPIELPKETALGKNVVENMLAATARETSTDSAESVQAR; from the coding sequence GTGACCGCACAGCCAATCGAGCTGGAAAACGACCCACGCGAAGAATGCGGCGTATTCGGGGTCTGGGCACCCGGCGAAGAGGTAGCAAAACTCACCTATTACGGCCTGTACGCGCTGCAGCACCGCGGCCAGGAAGCCGCCGGTATCGCGGTGGCCGATGGCTCCCAGATCGTGGTGTTCAAGGATCTCGGCCTGGTCAGTCAGGTGTTCGACGAGCAGACCCTCGCCGCCATGCAGGGACATGTCGCGGTTGGGCATTGCCGCTACTCGACCACCGGCTCGGTCACCTGGGAGAACGCCCAGCCGGTGTTCCGGACCACGGCAGCCGGCACCGGAGTCGCCCTGGGGCACAACGGGAACCTGGTCAACACCGCCGAACTCACCGAGCGGGCGCGTGATGCGGGGCTGATCAACCCGAAGACCCCGGGCATGGCCACCACCGATTCGGACATCATGGGTGCGCTGCTGGCACACGGAGCTGCCGACGCCACTCTCGAGCAGGCCGCGATGGCGCTGCTGCCCACCGTGCGTGGCGCGTTTTGCCTGGTCTTCGCCGACGAGAACACGTTGTACGCGGCGCGCGATCCGTACGGCGTGCGGCCGCTGTGCCTGGGCCGCCTCGACACCGGTTGGGTGGTGGCCTCCGAGACCGCCGCCCTGGACATCGTGGGCGCCTCGTTTGTCCGGGACATCGAGCCCGGCGAGCTGCTGGCCATCGATGCCGACGGGGTGCGCTCCAGCCGGTTCGCCAATGCGACCCCGAAGACCTGTGTCTTCGAATACGTCTATCTGGCACGCCCCGACAGCATGCTCGACGGGCGCTCGGTGCATTCCACCCGCGTGGAGATCGGGCGCCGTCTGGCGGCCGAGCACACCGTCGACGCGGACCTGGTGATCGGCGTTCCCGAGTCCGGCACTCCGGCGGCCGTCGGCTACGCGCAGGGATCGGGTATTCCGTACGGACAGGGCTTGATGAAGAACGCCTATGTGGGCCGTACCTTCATCCAACCCTCGCAGACCATCCGTCAGCTCGGTATTCGGTTGAAGCTCAACCCTCTCCGCGAGGTGATCCGCGGTAAGCGGCTCGTGGTGGTGGACGATTCGATCGTTCGTGGTAACACCCAGCGGGCACTGATCCGGATGTTGCGCGAGGCGGGAGCCGCCGAGGTGCATGTGCGCATCGCCTCGCCACCAGTGCGCTGGCCTTGCTTCTACGGCATCGACTTCGCTTCTCCCGCAGAACTTATCGCCAACGCGGTGGAGTCGGACGATGAGATGCTCGATGGTGTCCGCACCGCGATTGGTGCCGATACGTTGGGCTATATCTCGGCCGAGGGGATGGTCGCGGCCACCCAGGAACCGCGCTCGCGGTTGTGCTGCGCGTGCTTCGACGGCAACTACCCGATCGAGTTGCCCAAGGAAACTGCTCTCGGCAAGAACGTGGTCGAGAACATGCTCGCGGCTACAGCCCGGGAGACGTCGACCGACAGTGCTGAATCCGTCCAGGCGCGCTAG
- a CDS encoding ABC transporter substrate-binding protein — MRKLATVTLVLLVAGCGVGRPPGAVDGEYLTVGTTDRVSTLDPAGAYDNGSFQVENQVYPFLMNFTPGTGDLKPDLAASCGFKNPTLYSCTLKPGSVFANGHKLTSSDVKFSYDRERVINDPNGPQSLLVNLDRIETPDDLTVDFRLKLPNDQTFPQVLATNAGPIIDEEVFPPDRLLDDDAIAKAEPFAGPYTITSHSKNQLIGLRTNPRYVGGLGKPQWDLIGIKYYTGGENLKIDIENRAIDVAYRSLSPNDIETLRVNPRLAVHEGPGGELRYIVFNLKTMPGGTDAQKLAIRKAISSLVDREALSRNVYKGIYTPAYSVVPDSMPGAVESFKSLYGAKPDVDLARKFLAEANIALPVQINLQYNPDHYGANSSEEYAAVKGQLESSGLFSVDLQSTEWVAYQERRSSDSYPVYQFGWFPDFPDPDNYLTPFFMPDNMVVNHFSNDTITRLITAETTEPDRAKRLGIIGQIQDLMARDYISTLPLLTGKQIAVSVKNVEGIELGPSFKFQFTPLRKTGGSA, encoded by the coding sequence ATGCGCAAACTGGCGACGGTCACTTTGGTGCTGCTCGTCGCCGGATGTGGGGTCGGGCGGCCACCTGGAGCCGTGGATGGCGAGTACCTCACGGTCGGCACCACCGACCGCGTGTCCACCCTCGATCCGGCGGGGGCCTACGACAACGGGTCGTTCCAGGTCGAGAACCAGGTTTACCCCTTCCTGATGAACTTCACGCCGGGGACCGGGGACCTCAAACCCGATCTGGCCGCGTCGTGCGGATTCAAGAACCCCACGCTCTACAGCTGCACCCTCAAGCCCGGCTCGGTATTCGCCAACGGGCACAAGCTCACCTCCTCGGATGTGAAGTTCTCGTATGACCGCGAGCGCGTCATCAACGATCCCAACGGGCCACAATCCTTGTTGGTGAACCTCGATCGCATCGAGACGCCCGACGATCTGACCGTCGACTTCCGGCTGAAGCTCCCCAACGACCAGACCTTTCCTCAGGTGCTGGCCACCAACGCCGGGCCCATCATCGACGAAGAGGTCTTTCCGCCCGATCGGCTGCTCGACGACGATGCGATCGCCAAGGCCGAGCCCTTCGCGGGTCCGTACACGATCACCTCTCACAGCAAGAATCAACTGATCGGCCTGCGGACCAACCCCCGATACGTGGGCGGACTGGGCAAGCCGCAGTGGGACCTGATCGGCATCAAGTACTACACCGGCGGTGAAAACCTCAAGATCGACATCGAGAATCGGGCCATCGACGTGGCTTACCGCAGCCTCTCGCCCAACGACATCGAGACGCTGCGGGTCAACCCGCGCCTCGCCGTGCACGAGGGTCCCGGCGGGGAGCTTCGGTACATCGTTTTCAATCTCAAGACCATGCCGGGTGGCACGGACGCGCAGAAACTCGCGATCCGCAAGGCCATCTCGTCACTGGTTGACCGTGAGGCGTTGTCCCGCAATGTATACAAGGGGATATACACGCCGGCCTACTCGGTGGTGCCCGATTCGATGCCGGGTGCCGTGGAGTCCTTCAAGAGCCTGTACGGAGCCAAGCCCGATGTCGATTTGGCTCGAAAATTCCTGGCGGAAGCCAATATCGCATTGCCGGTCCAGATCAACCTGCAATACAACCCGGACCACTACGGCGCGAACTCATCGGAGGAATACGCGGCCGTCAAGGGGCAGCTCGAATCTTCCGGCCTGTTCTCGGTGGATTTGCAGTCCACCGAGTGGGTCGCCTACCAAGAGCGCCGGTCATCGGACTCCTACCCCGTGTATCAGTTCGGCTGGTTCCCCGATTTCCCCGACCCGGACAACTATCTGACCCCGTTTTTCATGCCCGACAACATGGTGGTGAACCATTTCTCCAACGACACGATCACCCGTCTCATCACCGCGGAGACCACCGAACCGGACCGCGCCAAGCGATTGGGCATCATCGGACAGATCCAGGATCTGATGGCGCGCGACTACATTTCGACGCTGCCGCTGCTCACCGGAAAGCAAATCGCGGTGTCCGTGAAGAACGTCGAGGGGATCGAGCTGGGGCCCTCGTTCAAGTTCCAATTCACGCCGCTGAGGAAGACAGGCGGCAGTGCATGA
- a CDS encoding MarR family winged helix-turn-helix transcriptional regulator, translated as MSSTTTRELLFALLKVSKAATQWTQSNIPTGGGMTVPRATVLVGLSTRTDPIGMSELGDYLGMSPRNMTVLIDGLEREGLVRRTPHARDRRITCVEITDAGSQVAQDQLGPSELASASLFDDLGTKEQAELLRLLGKVSESLRARGIDVPRYRVR; from the coding sequence ATGTCAAGCACAACAACACGAGAACTCCTCTTCGCCCTGCTCAAGGTGTCGAAAGCGGCGACGCAGTGGACCCAGTCGAACATCCCGACCGGCGGAGGCATGACCGTGCCACGCGCGACAGTGCTCGTCGGCCTGTCCACCCGCACCGACCCCATTGGGATGAGCGAACTCGGCGACTACCTGGGGATGTCACCGCGGAACATGACGGTGCTGATCGATGGACTCGAAAGAGAAGGGCTGGTTCGGCGCACCCCCCATGCGCGCGATCGCCGGATCACCTGCGTTGAAATCACCGACGCCGGCTCACAAGTCGCACAGGACCAGCTCGGGCCGTCCGAGCTGGCCTCGGCCTCGCTTTTCGACGACCTGGGCACGAAAGAGCAGGCCGAGCTCTTGCGACTACTGGGCAAGGTATCGGAATCGTTGCGGGCACGCGGAATTGACGTACCCCGGTATCGGGTCCGGTGA
- a CDS encoding DoxX family protein, with amino-acid sequence MTQATAASTSWHPLTRVVFRFCVVYFGLFCLLFTQIPYALLGVAGRVIGGQAVLAAMSLLNPVTSWVGRSLFGVDAVLHEDSGSGDQAAIWVFTFCILVVAMMATALWTMLDRHVSSYPRLLAWFTLFLRICLGGQMLFYGFAKLIPTQMPGPTLAQLLQPYGTLSPASVLWLQVGSSYPYEMALGAVEVIAGLLLFVPRTAVLGTVLSLAGMAQVFLMNMAFDVPVKLLSFHLLLLSLVLLAPYLKRLVNVFVRQRSCDPLTQPSLFVDRRRNRLAVWLQVALGVWVALGGVYEGWVTWHEYGGGAPKSQLYGMWSVQGFFVDGVFVPPYATDRNRWQAIVFDRPGMATYQHMNGNLTAVLAEFRGGHLLLTNASDDTDGKVGRQPPFADLTYSQPNVDALMLGGRMYEQPVTIMLKRMDPNSFPLRNRGFHWVQEYPFFR; translated from the coding sequence GTGACCCAGGCCACTGCTGCATCCACCTCGTGGCACCCGCTGACACGAGTCGTGTTCCGATTCTGCGTTGTCTACTTCGGGCTGTTCTGTCTGCTTTTCACCCAGATTCCGTACGCCCTGCTGGGCGTTGCCGGCCGGGTGATCGGAGGCCAAGCGGTGCTCGCGGCGATGTCCCTGTTGAACCCCGTCACGAGCTGGGTCGGCAGAAGTCTGTTCGGCGTGGACGCGGTGCTGCACGAGGACTCTGGAAGCGGCGACCAGGCCGCCATCTGGGTGTTCACGTTCTGCATCCTGGTCGTCGCGATGATGGCCACGGCGCTGTGGACCATGCTCGACCGCCATGTCTCCTCCTATCCCCGACTGCTGGCCTGGTTCACGCTGTTCCTGCGCATATGCCTGGGCGGGCAGATGCTCTTCTACGGATTCGCCAAGCTCATCCCCACCCAGATGCCGGGACCGACGTTGGCTCAGCTACTGCAGCCGTACGGCACCCTGAGTCCGGCCTCCGTGCTCTGGCTACAGGTCGGCAGCTCGTACCCCTACGAGATGGCTTTGGGCGCGGTGGAAGTCATCGCCGGGCTGCTGTTGTTCGTGCCCCGCACGGCAGTCCTGGGCACTGTGCTGAGTCTGGCCGGCATGGCCCAGGTCTTCCTGATGAACATGGCGTTCGACGTGCCCGTCAAACTGTTGTCCTTTCATCTGTTGCTGCTGAGCCTGGTCCTGCTCGCTCCCTACCTCAAACGTCTCGTCAATGTGTTTGTGCGGCAACGTTCCTGCGATCCGCTGACGCAACCGTCACTGTTCGTCGATCGCCGGCGCAATCGCCTCGCGGTCTGGCTTCAGGTCGCCCTGGGCGTCTGGGTCGCGCTGGGCGGCGTTTACGAGGGCTGGGTGACCTGGCACGAGTACGGGGGCGGCGCGCCCAAGTCACAGCTGTACGGCATGTGGTCGGTACAGGGGTTCTTCGTCGACGGAGTGTTCGTACCGCCCTATGCCACGGACAGGAATCGTTGGCAAGCAATCGTTTTCGACCGACCGGGGATGGCCACCTACCAGCACATGAACGGCAATCTCACGGCCGTCCTAGCCGAATTCCGGGGCGGCCACCTGCTGCTCACCAATGCCTCGGATGACACCGACGGAAAGGTCGGGAGACAGCCGCCATTCGCCGACCTCACTTACAGCCAGCCGAATGTCGACGCGCTGATGCTCGGCGGGAGGATGTACGAACAACCGGTGACGATCATGCTGAAACGAATGGACCCAAACAGCTTCCCGCTGCGCAACCGCGGGTTCCACTGGGTGCAGGAGTACCCGTTCTTCCGCTAG
- a CDS encoding AraC family transcriptional regulator produces MREWSIPARWGTAALDLTREQGWDAAEMLVAAGISPRFLAGELTQISVEQLRILVHDIFSRIEDESFGVSGVPIPLGTTQVLLFSLASCGNIDAAIVRSTAFRDAIPVVPTMTVTRSGDLATVAIDLSYLQITDITVTEWLLALAIRGMSWATMRRIRAHHVCFPHPRPDGASDYHPMFKAPAEYGCDTLSLVFDAEHLDAPILRSEEEITTIRDRPEEIIFGSGRYDHQLPDRIGRIIKSAVGQQIPSVDEIARTLSMTPSSLQRTLRTEFGTSVREIRDTTLRDEAIKSLKIGTETLTDISARLGFSEVSAFTRAFRRWTGASPAQYRNDARSVK; encoded by the coding sequence GTGAGAGAGTGGTCGATCCCTGCCCGATGGGGCACTGCGGCCCTCGACTTGACGCGCGAGCAGGGTTGGGATGCCGCCGAAATGCTCGTCGCGGCAGGGATCTCACCGCGCTTCCTCGCCGGAGAACTCACCCAGATCTCCGTCGAGCAGCTCAGGATTCTCGTACACGACATATTCTCCCGCATAGAGGACGAGTCCTTCGGGGTGAGCGGTGTGCCGATCCCCCTCGGCACCACTCAAGTCCTCCTGTTCAGCCTGGCCTCCTGCGGCAACATCGACGCTGCCATCGTGCGATCGACCGCCTTTCGGGATGCGATTCCAGTGGTCCCCACCATGACCGTCACCAGGAGCGGTGACCTGGCCACGGTGGCCATCGATCTCTCATACCTGCAGATAACCGACATCACCGTCACCGAGTGGCTGTTGGCCCTCGCAATACGGGGAATGAGCTGGGCGACAATGCGCCGGATCCGCGCCCACCACGTCTGCTTTCCGCACCCCAGGCCGGACGGCGCCTCCGACTACCACCCGATGTTCAAGGCCCCTGCGGAATATGGCTGCGACACATTGAGTTTGGTTTTCGATGCCGAGCATCTGGACGCGCCGATCCTGCGTTCCGAGGAAGAAATCACGACGATCCGCGATCGGCCGGAAGAGATCATCTTCGGCTCGGGACGCTACGACCACCAACTGCCAGATCGAATCGGTAGGATCATCAAATCAGCTGTTGGGCAGCAGATCCCATCGGTCGACGAGATCGCTCGGACTCTGAGCATGACTCCGTCTTCACTACAGCGCACACTGCGCACCGAGTTCGGCACATCGGTGCGCGAGATCCGCGATACAACCCTGCGCGACGAAGCCATCAAAAGTCTCAAGATCGGGACCGAGACGCTCACGGATATATCGGCCCGCCTTGGCTTCTCCGAAGTCAGTGCATTCACCCGCGCGTTCCGGCGCTGGACCGGCGCCTCCCCGGCGCAATACCGAAACGATGCGCGTTCGGTCAAGTAA
- a CDS encoding SDR family NAD(P)-dependent oxidoreductase — protein sequence MTGATAGLGAHAAKLLAERPDTRLIVGARGAGRDVPGALVLPLDLASLDSVREFAQEVRRELGDAPIDVLVLNAGIQFRDTNHRTVDGFETTFAVNHLAHYLLARLLLPSLADGGRLLITTSDTHDPAIIPFGPRSLDPESLAYPRPGSGLAGIRAYASSKLCNLLTARSFARSDEVTRRGIDVVAYNPGLTLGTNLVGDSTSAQAITGALRPVLRLASTVRPAFYPGRVETAGKALADLSIGAATLPEGRLYASLVKGQLTFPDPAPLARDDGAAAGLWHVSAEMVGLEAS from the coding sequence ATGACCGGCGCAACTGCCGGGCTTGGCGCGCATGCCGCCAAACTCCTTGCCGAACGGCCTGATACGCGACTGATCGTCGGTGCGAGGGGGGCCGGCCGCGATGTCCCAGGTGCCTTGGTGCTACCGCTGGACCTGGCCTCGTTGGACAGCGTCAGGGAGTTCGCCCAAGAAGTCAGGCGCGAACTTGGCGACGCCCCGATCGATGTGTTGGTGCTCAACGCGGGGATACAGTTCCGGGATACCAACCACCGGACGGTCGACGGCTTCGAGACCACCTTCGCGGTCAATCATCTGGCGCACTATCTGTTGGCCCGGTTGCTGTTGCCCAGCCTTGCCGACGGCGGCCGTCTGCTGATCACCACGAGCGATACCCATGACCCGGCGATCATCCCGTTCGGCCCGCGCTCACTGGATCCGGAGAGCCTGGCCTACCCCAGACCGGGTAGCGGCTTGGCGGGTATTCGGGCGTACGCCTCGTCCAAGTTGTGCAATCTGTTGACTGCGCGATCCTTTGCGAGGTCGGATGAGGTCACCCGCCGTGGCATCGACGTGGTCGCCTACAACCCCGGACTGACGTTGGGAACGAACCTCGTGGGGGATTCGACGTCCGCACAGGCGATCACCGGGGCATTGCGGCCGGTGCTGCGGCTGGCCTCGACGGTGCGGCCGGCGTTCTATCCCGGACGCGTCGAAACCGCGGGAAAGGCCTTGGCAGATCTGTCGATTGGCGCGGCGACGCTGCCGGAGGGACGCCTGTACGCGTCACTTGTCAAGGGGCAGCTGACCTTCCCGGACCCCGCGCCATTGGCCCGCGATGACGGCGCCGCCGCGGGGCTGTGGCACGTGAGTGCCGAGATGGTTGGGCTAGAGGCGTCCTGA